A single window of Lentimicrobiaceae bacterium DNA harbors:
- the lon gene encoding endopeptidase La, translating into MSESSHPIIANLSDILDADAEFIPLLSQEDEDQMNSEDIPEILPILPLRNTVLFPGVVIPITVGRDKSINLIREYYRSTKIIGVVAQKDAEIEEPAFEDLNRVGTVAMILKTFQMPDGSTTAIIQGKKRFSIEEPLQTEPYFKAKVSQYGNVETIKQTKKFDALIASLRDLSIQIINNSPNIPSEAAFVIKNIESPVFLVNFVSANLNSDNTEKQKLLELTNIESHANQALAALTKELQMLDLKNQIQKKVKIDIDKQQRDYFLNQQLKTIQAELGFGQSEEELLEMREKAKTKKWSKEVAAVFNKEFTKLQRMNSAAMEYSMQMNYLDTLIELPWNDFTEDNFNLQHAQRILDEDHYGLEKVKERIIEYLAVIKLKGDMKSPILCLLGPPGVGKTSLGKSIARAVGRKYIRMSLGGLRDEAEIRGHRKTYIGAMPGRIIQSLKKIKSSNPVFVLDEVDKVIGANINGDPASALLEVLDPEQNSTFYDNYLEIEYDLSRVMFIATCNSLSTVHPALRDRMEIIDLSGYLVEEKVEIAQRHLIPKQLNEHGLEKKQLTFPQNILEKIIDEYTREAGVRTLEKNIAKIIRNKARFIVSEEPYNKKINSKDLESVLGIPQYQHEKNFSGDIAGVATGLAWTAAGGEILFIEVSLSKGKGNLTLTGNLGDVMKESATLAFEYLKANAIKLNIPQSAFDNWNVHIHVPEGATPKDGPSAGITMFTALASAFTQRKVKQGIAMTGEITLRGKVLPVGGIKEKILAAKRAKCPVILLSKENRKEIEEIKSTYKEGLTFFYINEMIEAIDLSLSHEQVKDAKIIE; encoded by the coding sequence ATGAGCGAATCATCCCATCCTATAATTGCTAATTTATCTGATATACTTGATGCTGATGCTGAATTTATCCCCCTATTATCACAGGAGGATGAAGACCAGATGAATTCGGAGGATATCCCGGAAATACTGCCAATTTTACCATTGCGAAACACTGTCCTTTTTCCCGGAGTCGTAATTCCTATTACGGTAGGACGCGACAAATCCATCAATCTCATCAGGGAATATTATCGTAGTACAAAAATAATTGGTGTTGTTGCACAAAAAGATGCTGAGATAGAAGAACCGGCATTCGAAGACCTGAACCGGGTGGGAACAGTGGCAATGATACTGAAAACTTTTCAGATGCCCGACGGAAGCACAACGGCTATCATCCAGGGGAAAAAACGATTTAGCATTGAAGAGCCCCTGCAAACAGAACCCTATTTTAAAGCAAAGGTCTCGCAATACGGTAATGTAGAGACAATTAAACAAACCAAAAAATTTGATGCTCTCATTGCATCCCTGCGTGATTTGTCAATTCAAATTATCAATAACTCTCCTAATATTCCTTCAGAAGCAGCTTTTGTAATTAAAAATATTGAAAGTCCTGTTTTTTTGGTCAATTTTGTATCGGCTAACCTGAATTCGGATAATACCGAGAAACAAAAACTTTTAGAGCTTACCAATATTGAAAGTCATGCCAATCAGGCTCTTGCAGCTTTAACAAAAGAATTGCAAATGCTTGATTTAAAAAACCAAATCCAGAAAAAGGTTAAGATAGACATTGACAAACAGCAAAGAGATTATTTTTTAAACCAGCAACTTAAAACTATTCAGGCAGAACTGGGCTTCGGACAAAGCGAAGAAGAACTGCTTGAGATGAGAGAAAAAGCCAAAACAAAAAAATGGTCGAAAGAAGTTGCAGCAGTTTTCAATAAAGAATTTACTAAATTGCAGAGAATGAATTCTGCTGCTATGGAGTATTCTATGCAAATGAACTATTTGGATACGCTTATTGAACTTCCCTGGAATGATTTTACGGAGGACAATTTTAATTTGCAACATGCACAAAGAATACTTGATGAAGATCATTACGGGCTTGAGAAAGTGAAAGAACGTATTATTGAATATTTGGCTGTTATCAAGTTAAAAGGCGACATGAAATCTCCGATTCTTTGCTTACTGGGACCTCCGGGAGTAGGCAAAACATCTCTTGGCAAATCCATAGCCAGGGCTGTTGGCAGAAAATATATACGAATGTCGCTTGGCGGGTTAAGAGATGAGGCAGAAATACGTGGGCACCGAAAAACATATATTGGCGCAATGCCAGGACGTATCATACAGAGTCTTAAAAAAATAAAATCGTCGAATCCCGTTTTTGTTTTAGACGAAGTTGATAAAGTAATAGGAGCCAACATTAACGGCGATCCTGCTTCTGCCTTACTCGAAGTACTTGATCCAGAGCAAAATTCAACATTTTATGACAACTACCTTGAAATTGAATACGATCTTTCGAGAGTAATGTTTATTGCCACTTGTAACTCGCTTAGCACTGTTCATCCTGCACTGCGCGACAGGATGGAGATTATTGATCTGAGCGGCTACCTTGTAGAAGAAAAAGTGGAAATTGCCCAAAGACATCTTATTCCTAAACAATTAAATGAACATGGTTTGGAGAAAAAGCAGCTCACATTTCCGCAAAACATCCTTGAAAAAATTATTGATGAATATACAAGGGAAGCCGGAGTACGAACTTTGGAAAAAAATATAGCAAAAATTATCCGGAATAAAGCCCGGTTTATTGTTTCAGAAGAACCATATAACAAAAAAATTAATTCCAAAGATTTAGAAAGCGTTCTTGGAATACCTCAATATCAGCATGAAAAAAACTTTTCAGGGGATATTGCCGGCGTAGCAACCGGTCTTGCCTGGACTGCTGCAGGAGGGGAAATATTATTTATTGAAGTAAGTCTGAGCAAGGGTAAAGGAAATTTAACCCTTACAGGTAACCTTGGTGATGTAATGAAAGAATCGGCAACCCTTGCATTTGAATATTTGAAAGCCAACGCCATAAAACTTAATATTCCCCAATCTGCTTTTGACAACTGGAATGTGCATATTCATGTGCCTGAGGGAGCTACACCCAAAGATGGTCCTTCCGCAGGAATTACCATGTTTACAGCTTTGGCAAGCGCTTTTACCCAGCGAAAAGTAAAACAGGGAATTGCCATGACAGGCGAAATAACCCTGCGTGGAAAAGTTTTGCCTGTTGGTGGAATCAAGGAAAAAATTCTTGCTGCAAAACGGGCAAAATGTCCTGTAATTCTGCTTTCAAAAGAAAACAGAAAGGAAATAGAAGAAATTAAATCCACATATAAAGAAGGATTAACGTTTTTTTATATTAACGAAATGATTGAAGCCATTGACCTATCTTTATCACACGAACAAGTTAAAGATGCAAAAATTATCGAATAG